A window from Leifsonia shinshuensis encodes these proteins:
- a CDS encoding FHA domain-containing protein → MDDSGFIVPPPGLIPPRPSDAPGTGPSASPGRPLPAFTPPPGLPAAPGAGPAAPAQQPRPVWRLVLAGGHAVPVGRTLLLGRNPSHAALPGAPDAELVVLDDPTSTVSKTHAALAPDGDDLTVTDLHSTNGVVVDGARAEPGEPVRLRGSADMLLGDLRVRVELS, encoded by the coding sequence ATGGACGACAGCGGGTTCATCGTGCCTCCGCCCGGACTCATCCCGCCGCGCCCGTCGGACGCCCCCGGAACCGGGCCGTCCGCGTCGCCCGGCCGCCCGCTTCCCGCGTTCACACCGCCTCCCGGCCTCCCGGCCGCACCCGGTGCCGGCCCCGCGGCCCCGGCGCAGCAGCCGCGGCCGGTCTGGCGCCTCGTGCTCGCGGGCGGCCACGCCGTCCCGGTGGGCCGCACCCTGCTGCTCGGCCGCAACCCGTCGCACGCCGCCCTTCCCGGCGCCCCCGACGCCGAACTCGTCGTGCTCGACGACCCGACGTCGACGGTGTCGAAGACCCACGCCGCGCTCGCCCCGGACGGCGACGATCTCACGGTCACCGACCTCCACTCGACCAACGGCGTGGTCGTCGACGGCGCCCGGGCCGAGCCCGGTGAGCCGGTCCGGCTCCGGGGGAGCGCCGACATGCTGCTCGGCGACCTGCGGGTCCGCGTGGAGCTGTCCTGA
- the leuC gene encoding 3-isopropylmalate dehydratase large subunit, with protein MSTPTVPTHSGPTSSGPLTLAEKVWNDHLVAKGEDGSPDLIYIDLHLVHEVTSPQAFDGLRMAGRPVRRPDLTIATEDHNTPTIGIDKPIADLTSRTQIETLRRNAEEFGIRLHSLGDVEQGIVHVVGPQLGLTMPGITVVCGDSHTSTHGAFGAMAFGIGTSEVEHVLATQTLPLKQFKTMAITVEGELRPGVTAKDIILAVIAKIGTGGGQGYVLEYRGSAIRSLSMEGRMTICNMSIEAGARAGMVAPDETTFAYLKGRPHAPEGADWDEAVAYWKTLQTDEDAVFDAEVYLDAADIEPFVTWGTNPGQGVSLSQAVPDPAAIADPNARAAAERALEYMDLQPGTPMKRIPVDAVFMGSCTNSRIEDLRAFASIIKGRKKADGVRVMVVPGSARVRIEAEAEGIDKIVEEFGAEWRFAGCSMCLGMNPDQLAPGERCASTSNRNFEGRQGKGGRTHLVSPLVAAATAIRGTLSSPWDLEREGDDTPRDGGTDARIGEKVGA; from the coding sequence ATGAGCACCCCCACAGTCCCCACACACTCGGGACCCACATCCTCGGGGCCGCTGACGCTGGCCGAGAAGGTCTGGAACGACCACCTGGTCGCGAAGGGCGAGGACGGCTCGCCCGACCTCATCTACATCGACCTGCACCTGGTGCACGAAGTCACCAGTCCGCAGGCCTTCGACGGCCTCCGCATGGCGGGCCGTCCGGTCCGCCGGCCGGACCTCACCATCGCGACCGAGGACCACAACACCCCGACCATCGGCATCGACAAGCCGATCGCCGACCTCACCAGCCGCACGCAGATCGAGACGCTCCGCCGGAACGCCGAGGAGTTCGGCATCCGCCTGCACTCGCTGGGCGACGTCGAGCAGGGCATCGTCCACGTCGTGGGCCCCCAGCTCGGGCTCACCATGCCCGGCATCACCGTCGTCTGCGGCGACTCGCACACCTCCACGCACGGGGCCTTCGGTGCGATGGCGTTCGGCATCGGCACCAGCGAGGTGGAGCACGTGCTCGCCACGCAGACGCTGCCCCTCAAGCAGTTCAAGACCATGGCGATCACCGTCGAGGGCGAGCTGCGACCGGGCGTGACCGCGAAGGACATCATCCTCGCCGTCATCGCGAAGATCGGGACCGGCGGCGGTCAGGGCTACGTGCTCGAATACCGCGGCAGCGCCATCCGCTCGCTCTCCATGGAGGGCCGGATGACGATCTGCAACATGTCCATCGAGGCCGGAGCCCGCGCGGGCATGGTCGCCCCCGACGAGACGACCTTCGCCTACCTGAAGGGCCGTCCGCACGCCCCCGAGGGCGCCGACTGGGACGAAGCGGTCGCCTACTGGAAGACCCTGCAGACCGATGAGGATGCCGTCTTCGACGCCGAGGTCTACCTCGACGCCGCCGACATCGAGCCGTTCGTCACCTGGGGCACCAACCCCGGCCAGGGCGTCTCGCTCAGCCAGGCGGTCCCCGACCCGGCCGCGATCGCGGACCCGAACGCCCGCGCCGCCGCCGAGCGCGCGCTGGAGTACATGGACCTGCAGCCCGGCACCCCGATGAAGCGCATCCCCGTCGACGCCGTCTTCATGGGCTCGTGCACGAACAGCCGCATCGAAGACCTCCGGGCCTTCGCCTCGATCATCAAAGGCCGAAAGAAGGCCGACGGCGTGCGCGTCATGGTCGTCCCCGGCAGCGCCCGCGTGCGCATCGAGGCCGAGGCCGAGGGCATCGACAAGATCGTCGAGGAGTTCGGCGCCGAATGGCGGTTCGCGGGATGCTCGATGTGCCTGGGCATGAACCCCGACCAGCTGGCGCCGGGGGAGCGCTGCGCATCCACCTCGAACCGCAACTTCGAGGGCCGCCAGGGCAAGGGCGGCCGCACCCACCTCGTCTCGCCGTTGGTCGCGGCGGCCACCGCCATCCGCGGAACCCTCTCGAGTCCCTGGGACCTGGAGCGCGAAGGCGACGACACGCCGCGCGATGGCGGCACGGATGCGCGCATCGGAGAGAAGGTGGGCGCCTGA
- the leuD gene encoding 3-isopropylmalate dehydratase small subunit — translation MEKFETVTGTAVPFRRSNVDTDQIIPAVFLKRVTKTGFEDALFHAWRQDPDFILNRPEYQGATVLVAGADFGTGSSREHAVWALRDFGFRVVLSPRFADIFRGNAGKQGLLTGIVTEEDAERLWEAIEARPGIAATVDLVAKTATVGEVQVSFDIDDYTRWRLLEGLDDIALTLRDEALISEYESGRASWRPTTLPVKL, via the coding sequence ATGGAGAAGTTCGAGACCGTCACCGGAACCGCCGTCCCGTTCCGGCGCTCCAACGTCGACACCGACCAGATCATCCCGGCGGTGTTCCTGAAGCGCGTCACCAAGACCGGGTTCGAGGACGCCCTCTTCCACGCCTGGCGGCAGGACCCCGACTTCATCCTCAACCGGCCCGAGTACCAGGGTGCGACGGTGCTCGTCGCCGGCGCCGATTTCGGCACGGGTTCGTCACGCGAACATGCCGTGTGGGCGCTCCGCGACTTCGGATTCCGGGTCGTGCTGAGCCCCCGCTTCGCCGACATCTTCCGCGGCAACGCGGGCAAACAGGGCCTTCTGACGGGCATCGTGACCGAGGAGGACGCCGAGCGCCTCTGGGAGGCGATCGAGGCCCGGCCGGGAATAGCCGCGACGGTGGATCTGGTTGCCAAGACTGCGACCGTCGGTGAGGTCCAGGTGTCTTTCGACATCGACGACTACACTCGCTGGCGTTTGCTCGAAGGGTTGGACGACATCGCCCTGACCCTGCGCGACGAGGCGCTCATCTCCGAATACGAATCGGGCCGCGCGAGCTGGCGGCCCACGACCCTCCCGGTGAAACTTTGA